From one Acidobacteriota bacterium genomic stretch:
- a CDS encoding transposase: MKTTQNGRKQNVKIYRTEACGGCPMRANVRRARGTVDRAQRRSSEAPAQGARDARKRERRRTEETTVRGRGGDRKHKGKQEIQKVLTEGLAKVQIEIGLIAIAHNLQRLATV; this comes from the coding sequence GTGAAGACGACGCAGAACGGCCGGAAGCAAAACGTCAAAATCTACCGGACCGAGGCCTGCGGCGGATGTCCGATGCGGGCCAATGTTCGAAGGGCGAGGGGGACGGTCGATCGAGCGCAACGAAGAAGTTCTGAGGCACCGGCGCAAGGCGCGCGAGATGCTCGAAAGCGAGAAAGGCGTCGAACGGAGGAAACAACGGTACGAGGTCGAGGCGGTGATCGGAAACATAAAGGAAAACAAGAAATTCAGAAGGTTCTTACTGAGGGGTTGGCAAAAGTACAGATTGAGATCGGATTGATCGCGATCGCACACAACCTGCAAAGGCTGGCAACCGTCTGA
- a CDS encoding transposase, whose amino-acid sequence MNEVIERIDIGVLELGYKGGGASSYHPRLLLKVLVYAYLRNIYSSRKIEQALQENVHFMWLAGNARPDHNTLADFRSKRLKDHLEKIFSQVVLLLVKEGRYRCGK is encoded by the coding sequence GTGAACGAAGTGATCGAGCGGATCGACATCGGCGTGCTTGAGCTTGGGTACAAAGGCGGCGGAGCGTCGAGCTACCATCCGCGGCTGCTTTTGAAGGTGCTGGTTTACGCGTATCTTCGGAATATCTATTCGTCCCGGAAGATCGAGCAGGCGTTGCAGGAAAACGTGCATTTCATGTGGCTCGCCGGCAACGCGAGGCCGGACCACAACACGCTGGCGGACTTTCGGTCGAAGCGGCTGAAAGATCATCTTGAGAAGATCTTTTCGCAGGTCGTGCTGCTGCTTGTCAAAGAGGGGCGGTATCGTTGCGGGAAGTGA
- a CDS encoding type II toxin-antitoxin system RelE/ParE family toxin: MITSSAERDIDEILRFIAVDDLDAAIAFFDRLIDRFEMLAENPRAGRDRTELKQDLRSFPEGNYPVFYREWAGIVAIVRVLHGARDLDELFG, translated from the coding sequence ATCATCACGTCGAGCGCGGAGCGGGACATTGATGAGATTTTGCGCTTCATCGCCGTTGATGATCTCGACGCGGCAATCGCATTTTTTGATCGGCTCATCGACCGTTTTGAAATGCTGGCGGAAAACCCGAGGGCCGGTCGCGATCGTACGGAACTAAAGCAAGATTTGCGAAGCTTTCCCGAAGGCAATTATCCGGTGTTTTACAGAGAATGGGCCGGGATTGTCGCGATCGTCAGAGTATTGCACGGCGCACGGGACCTGGACGAGCTTTTCGGCTGA
- a CDS encoding type II toxin-antitoxin system ParD family antitoxin: MNVSLTPELEQIVNFKVKSGLYNSASEVVREGLRLLQQRDELRELKLEALRTEIQKGVDDLEAGRFSDGRLAMHEKRDLLLKLKENSG, translated from the coding sequence ATGAACGTCTCTTTAACACCGGAACTAGAGCAAATTGTTAATTTCAAAGTCAAAAGCGGGTTGTACAATTCAGCCAGCGAGGTTGTCCGTGAGGGACTGCGACTCCTTCAACAGCGCGACGAACTCCGCGAACTGAAACTCGAGGCGCTGCGGACCGAGATTCAAAAAGGCGTCGATGACCTTGAGGCCGGAAGATTCTCAGATGGCCGTTTGGCGATGCACGAAAAGCGCGACCTCTTGCTGAAATTGAAGGAGAACAGTGGCTAA
- a CDS encoding YihA family ribosome biogenesis GTP-binding protein has translation MKITSAEFIKSAFERAHWVPDGLPEIAFLGRSNVGKSSLINSLIQRKGLARTSNTPGRTQSINFFLINNSFYFADLPGYGYAKVSKMMRKDWGKMAEEYLVNRRELMLFIQLVDSRHKPTELDLNLCEWLRFHGKNSIVVATKSDKLSSNHLIKNIRDIEQAMPDSTVVPYSATTGKGRDVVWSHIEKSFAKSKEMG, from the coding sequence GTGAAAATAACATCGGCGGAGTTTATCAAGAGCGCCTTCGAGCGCGCTCACTGGGTCCCAGACGGACTTCCGGAGATCGCGTTTCTCGGGCGATCGAATGTCGGGAAATCGAGCCTGATCAATTCGCTCATCCAACGCAAGGGCCTCGCACGGACGTCCAACACTCCGGGCCGGACGCAGTCGATAAACTTCTTTCTGATCAACAATTCCTTTTATTTTGCGGACCTTCCCGGTTACGGCTATGCGAAGGTCTCAAAGATGATGCGCAAGGACTGGGGCAAGATGGCGGAAGAATATCTTGTCAACCGCCGCGAGCTTATGCTATTCATACAATTAGTAGATTCTCGCCATAAGCCGACGGAACTTGATCTCAATCTCTGCGAATGGCTTAGATTTCACGGCAAGAACTCGATCGTGGTCGCGACGAAATCCGACAAGCTCTCGAGCAACCATTTGATCAAGAACATTCGGGACATCGAGCAAGCGATGCCGGACTCGACCGTCGTGCCATATTCGGCGACGACCGGAAAGGGCCGCGACGTGGTTTGGTCGCATATTGAAAAATCTTTCGCGAAAAGTAAAGAAATGGGTTGA
- the rho gene encoding transcription termination factor Rho — protein sequence MATKIAKPKVTKKSRVEETTAAPEEPQEMMPEEQPAPEPVRRKENPLPSGVNLDLTDLKDMSISELTHIAKEMGVEGASGMRKQELIFKVLAAQTEKSGFIFSEGVLETLPDGFGFLRAPEYNYLPGPDDIYVSPSQIRKFDLRTGDTVSGQIRPPKEGERYFALIKVEAINFEAPEQSREKVFFDNLTPLYPDDQLKMETTIDNISARVIDLVTPIGKGQRALIVAPPRTGKTVLLQTIANSITENHPEVTLIVLLIDERPEEVTDMQRSVKGEVISSTFDEPPTRHVQVADMVIEKAKRLVEHKRDVVILLDSITRLARAHNAVVPPSGKILSGGIDSNALQRPKRFFGAARNIEEGGSLTIIATALIDTGSRMDDVIFEEFKGTGNSEIHLDRRLSDKRLFPSIDLQRSGTRKEELLISKEDLARVWVMRRVLNPLSPVEQMEVVLERLGKTKTNAEFLASMQS from the coding sequence ATGGCAACCAAAATAGCAAAACCGAAGGTGACAAAGAAGAGTCGCGTCGAAGAAACGACGGCTGCACCTGAAGAACCACAAGAGATGATGCCGGAAGAACAACCGGCGCCCGAACCCGTGCGGCGAAAGGAGAATCCGCTTCCGTCGGGTGTGAACCTCGATCTGACCGACCTCAAAGACATGTCGATCTCGGAACTGACGCACATAGCCAAGGAAATGGGCGTCGAAGGCGCTTCGGGTATGCGCAAGCAGGAATTGATATTCAAGGTTCTTGCGGCGCAGACCGAAAAGAGCGGCTTCATCTTTTCCGAAGGCGTGCTCGAAACTCTGCCCGACGGTTTCGGGTTCCTGCGCGCACCGGAGTACAACTATCTTCCCGGACCGGACGACATTTACGTCAGTCCGTCGCAGATCCGCAAATTCGATCTCCGGACCGGCGATACGGTTTCAGGACAGATCCGCCCGCCGAAAGAAGGCGAGCGTTACTTTGCGCTGATCAAGGTCGAGGCGATCAATTTTGAAGCGCCGGAACAGTCGCGCGAGAAGGTCTTCTTCGACAATCTGACGCCGCTTTATCCGGACGATCAGTTGAAGATGGAGACGACGATCGACAACATTTCGGCGCGCGTCATCGATCTCGTGACACCGATCGGGAAAGGTCAGCGCGCGCTGATTGTCGCGCCGCCGCGCACCGGTAAGACCGTTCTGCTCCAAACGATCGCGAATTCGATCACCGAAAATCATCCGGAAGTAACGCTCATCGTTCTGCTGATCGACGAACGTCCGGAGGAAGTGACGGATATGCAGCGTTCGGTCAAGGGCGAAGTCATCAGTTCAACGTTCGACGAACCGCCGACGCGTCACGTGCAGGTCGCCGATATGGTGATCGAGAAGGCGAAAAGGCTGGTCGAGCACAAGCGCGATGTCGTCATTCTGCTTGACTCCATCACGCGTCTCGCACGCGCCCACAACGCCGTCGTTCCGCCGTCGGGCAAGATCCTGTCGGGCGGTATCGATTCGAACGCGTTGCAGCGCCCGAAGCGCTTTTTCGGCGCCGCGCGCAACATCGAGGAAGGCGGCAGCCTGACGATCATCGCGACCGCGCTGATCGATACCGGCTCGCGTATGGACGACGTCATCTTCGAAGAGTTCAAGGGAACCGGCAACTCCGAGATCCATCTCGATCGCCGGCTTTCGGACAAGCGCCTTTTCCCGTCGATCGATCTGCAGCGTTCGGGAACACGCAAGGAAGAACTGCTCATCAGCAAGGAAGACCTCGCCCGCGTTTGGGTTATGCGCCGCGTACTCAACCCGCTCTCGCCGGTCGAGCAGATGGAAGTCGTCCTCGAACGTCTCGGAAAGACCAAGACGAACGCCGAGTTCCTCGCATCGATGCAAAGCTAA
- a CDS encoding TIGR00282 family metallophosphoesterase encodes MNVLMIGDVVARPGRRIVLDNLAEIRKTYRIDIATMNAENVAGGFSITPPIADELFAAGIDLMTSGNHIFDKPEVIPYIEKNPKLLRPANYPPATPGKGLFVGEINGFRIAALNLMGRVFMPTVDDPFRAANDCVRAIPDDVKIRLVDMHCEATSEKYAMGWFLNGRVSAVVGTHTHVQTADERILDKGTAYITDLGMTGSYSGVIGMEKSHVIERFTKFPAPRAEHSKGDVWLCAVIIEIDETSGKATKIERIRISD; translated from the coding sequence ATGAATGTGCTTATGATCGGCGATGTCGTCGCGCGCCCGGGAAGGCGGATCGTCCTCGACAACCTCGCCGAGATCCGCAAAACATACAGGATCGACATCGCAACGATGAACGCCGAGAACGTTGCGGGCGGTTTTTCGATCACCCCGCCGATCGCCGACGAACTGTTCGCCGCCGGCATCGATTTGATGACTTCGGGCAATCATATCTTCGACAAACCTGAGGTAATTCCGTATATCGAGAAAAATCCGAAACTCCTCCGTCCCGCGAATTACCCACCTGCAACACCCGGAAAAGGGCTTTTCGTCGGCGAGATAAATGGCTTTCGGATTGCGGCGCTCAATCTTATGGGGCGCGTTTTTATGCCGACCGTCGACGATCCGTTCCGCGCCGCGAACGACTGCGTCCGGGCGATTCCGGATGACGTCAAGATCCGGCTCGTCGATATGCATTGCGAGGCGACGAGCGAGAAATACGCGATGGGCTGGTTTCTTAACGGGCGTGTTTCGGCGGTCGTCGGTACGCATACCCACGTCCAGACGGCCGACGAGCGGATTCTCGATAAGGGCACGGCATACATCACCGATCTCGGAATGACGGGAAGCTACTCGGGCGTGATCGGAATGGAAAAATCCCACGTTATCGAACGCTTCACCAAATTCCCCGCTCCGCGTGCCGAACACTCAAAAGGCGACGTTTGGCTCTGCGCCGTCATCATCGAGATCGACGAAACAAGCGGAAAAGCAACGAAGATCGAACGGATTAGAATTTCGGACTGA
- a CDS encoding cell division protein ZapA, which translates to MIGTTRGRTEVTEQSIRVEIYNQTYNIRSDGDNEYIMRLAEYVDGKMREISSGTLTVDSLKVAILAALHIADEFHQLKNIQEQTDAQIASRSAEMTEMLDHVFKQKDVTPQELETEQ; encoded by the coding sequence ATGATTGGAACAACGAGAGGACGAACCGAAGTGACCGAACAATCAATCCGAGTTGAAATCTACAATCAGACGTACAACATTCGTTCGGACGGCGACAACGAGTACATTATGCGTCTCGCGGAGTACGTCGACGGCAAAATGCGCGAGATATCGTCGGGCACGCTGACCGTTGATTCACTCAAGGTCGCAATTCTCGCCGCGCTTCACATTGCCGACGAGTTTCACCAGCTGAAGAATATCCAGGAACAGACCGACGCCCAGATAGCCTCGCGCAGCGCCGAAATGACCGAGATGCTCGATCACGTTTTCAAGCAAAAAGACGTCACGCCGCAGGAACTTGAGACGGAGCAGTAG
- a CDS encoding phenylalanine--tRNA ligase subunit beta, with protein MLISYNWLKDLIDIDLSPREVADRLTSVGNAVEGIEEHGDDFVFDIDLTSNRGDCLSHWGIARELSVNSDLGFGISDFDEVPNSEIPNPNLVSIVDADLCYRFTGRIIRNVKIGPSPEWLVKRLEAVGERSINNVADITNFVMHELGNPMHSFDLAKLRENRIVVRRARAGETIKTLDEVERKLDESMLMICDAEKPVAVGGVMGGFDSGITEGTNEVLLEVAYFNRDSIRQTSRKLKLSTEASHRFERGVDIENLKRASDRATQLICELAGGIAGEFVDVFPTKPEPKTIESNDIETAVKRLTGLDVSEDQIIKILDSLGFQSQIANRKSQIFHVPSWRHDVSIEEDLVEEVARIVGYDKIGEELAPAFGAGEYQPNEMRKFHLRQTLANLSFDEAISYSFIDTKYDGRFQLIDRLVDENLDEKFITLRDSIIEGATRMRATLIPGLLEAVRTNLNQQQRNLALFELGKVFAASSEENGLPVERELFALAISGGKVLENKALPVSEVDFYDAKGALESALDAIGAPALEYSAADVSHLRSGQSATVWLNRKQVGTIGRLSDEAAGLFKFRQPVYVAEIDLDAVLAAETDTVLYRPLSVYPSIQRDVSFLVKRGLTFASVRDAIERERFELLRKVSFSDVFEGKGVAGDERSLTVRLEYRSDERTLLEEEVEKVHGAILESIERELGIKPRQ; from the coding sequence ATGCTTATCAGCTACAATTGGCTAAAAGACCTTATTGACATCGACCTGTCGCCGCGCGAGGTGGCAGACAGACTGACGTCCGTTGGCAATGCCGTCGAAGGCATCGAGGAACATGGCGATGATTTCGTGTTCGACATCGATCTCACCTCGAACCGCGGTGATTGCCTTTCCCACTGGGGCATCGCGAGAGAACTCAGCGTAAATTCGGATTTGGGATTTGGGATTTCGGATTTTGACGAAGTTCCGAATTCCGAAATCCCAAATCCGAATTTGGTCAGCATCGTCGACGCTGATCTTTGTTACCGCTTCACCGGCCGCATTATCCGAAACGTCAAGATCGGGCCGTCGCCGGAATGGCTCGTAAAACGGCTCGAAGCGGTCGGCGAGCGCTCGATCAACAACGTCGCCGACATCACCAACTTCGTGATGCACGAACTCGGCAATCCGATGCATTCGTTCGATCTTGCAAAGCTCAGAGAGAATCGCATCGTCGTCCGCCGCGCGCGCGCCGGCGAAACCATCAAGACCCTCGACGAGGTCGAACGCAAACTCGATGAGTCGATGCTGATGATCTGCGACGCCGAAAAGCCGGTCGCGGTCGGCGGCGTGATGGGCGGATTCGACTCCGGCATCACCGAAGGAACCAACGAAGTCCTGCTTGAGGTCGCCTATTTCAACCGCGATTCGATCCGGCAGACATCGCGCAAGTTAAAGCTCTCGACCGAAGCGAGCCATCGGTTCGAACGCGGCGTCGATATCGAAAATCTGAAACGCGCTTCGGACCGCGCGACACAGTTGATCTGCGAACTCGCCGGAGGAATCGCCGGCGAGTTCGTCGACGTCTTTCCGACAAAACCGGAACCGAAGACTATCGAATCAAACGACATCGAAACGGCCGTCAAACGTCTCACCGGACTTGATGTTTCTGAAGATCAGATCATCAAGATCCTCGATTCGCTCGGCTTTCAATCGCAAATCGCAAATCGCAAATCGCAAATCTTCCACGTTCCTTCCTGGCGGCACGACGTCAGCATCGAGGAAGACCTGGTCGAAGAGGTCGCGCGAATCGTCGGATACGACAAGATCGGCGAGGAACTCGCCCCGGCATTCGGCGCCGGCGAGTATCAACCGAACGAGATGCGCAAGTTTCATTTGCGCCAGACGCTCGCGAATCTAAGCTTCGACGAGGCGATCTCGTACAGCTTCATTGACACGAAGTACGACGGTCGCTTCCAGTTGATCGACCGACTGGTCGACGAGAATCTTGACGAGAAGTTCATTACCCTGCGGGATTCGATCATCGAGGGCGCGACGCGAATGCGTGCGACGTTGATTCCCGGATTGCTCGAGGCAGTGCGTACGAACCTTAATCAACAACAGCGCAATCTGGCTCTGTTCGAACTTGGAAAGGTGTTCGCCGCATCGTCGGAAGAAAACGGATTGCCGGTCGAGCGCGAACTTTTCGCGCTCGCGATCAGCGGCGGCAAAGTACTGGAAAACAAGGCGTTGCCGGTAAGCGAGGTCGATTTTTACGACGCCAAAGGCGCGCTCGAAAGTGCGTTGGATGCCATCGGCGCGCCGGCATTGGAGTATTCGGCCGCGGATGTTTCGCATCTTCGGAGCGGACAATCCGCCACTGTTTGGCTCAACAGAAAGCAAGTCGGGACGATCGGACGCCTCTCGGACGAGGCCGCTGGTCTTTTCAAGTTTCGGCAACCCGTTTACGTCGCCGAGATCGATCTCGACGCGGTACTTGCCGCCGAAACGGATACGGTTTTGTACAGGCCGCTCTCGGTTTATCCGTCGATCCAGCGCGATGTGTCTTTTCTCGTTAAGCGCGGTCTGACCTTTGCGTCCGTCCGGGACGCGATCGAGCGCGAGCGGTTTGAATTGCTCAGAAAAGTGAGTTTTTCCGACGTATTCGAGGGCAAAGGAGTGGCCGGCGACGAACGCTCGCTGACGGTCCGGCTCGAATATCGAAGCGACGAGCGCACATTGCTCGAGGAAGAGGTCGAAAAGGTCCACGGCGCGATCCTCGAATCGATCGAACGCGAACTCGGAATCAAACCTAGGCAGTGA
- the pheS gene encoding phenylalanine--tRNA ligase subunit alpha — protein MSEEKKQVERIREAFEQEFGRFVDLRNKISDAGLAAAEGLQREIGEFKTRHTGKKSEIANAKKLIGRVAPEDRGAFGQLVQSVEKRIVSAIDEAEAALTEYVAKAKTERERVDVTLPGRRPRVGHLHLITILRQQIEDIFVAMGYTIEDDREIETDYYNFDALNIPEGHPTRESQDTFYTTSGFALRSQTSTVQIRAMERRGVPIRIIAPGRVFRRDTPDPTHVPMFHQIEGLCVDKGITMAHLKGTVAEWLRRLFGEGTKVRMRPSYFPFTEPSAEFDFSCFKCAGTGQSEGARCRPCKGSGWIELGGCGMVHPNVLKNCGVDPQVYSGFAFGFGLERMCALMYALDDIRLMFENDVRFLEQFR, from the coding sequence ATGTCTGAAGAAAAGAAACAAGTTGAGAGGATCCGCGAAGCGTTCGAGCAAGAATTCGGACGCTTTGTTGATTTGCGGAACAAGATCAGCGATGCCGGGCTTGCGGCGGCCGAAGGCCTGCAGCGGGAGATCGGCGAGTTCAAGACGCGCCATACCGGCAAGAAAAGCGAGATCGCGAACGCCAAGAAGCTGATCGGCCGCGTCGCGCCCGAAGATCGCGGCGCTTTCGGCCAGCTCGTGCAATCGGTCGAAAAGCGCATCGTTTCGGCGATCGACGAAGCCGAAGCCGCGCTCACCGAATACGTCGCCAAGGCAAAGACCGAGCGCGAACGAGTCGACGTCACGCTTCCCGGCAGACGTCCGCGCGTCGGGCATCTCCACTTGATCACCATTTTGCGGCAGCAGATCGAGGATATCTTCGTCGCGATGGGTTACACGATCGAGGACGACCGCGAGATCGAGACCGACTATTACAATTTCGACGCGCTCAACATTCCCGAAGGGCATCCGACGCGCGAGTCGCAGGACACGTTTTATACGACGAGCGGCTTCGCGCTCCGTTCGCAGACCTCGACCGTGCAGATCCGCGCGATGGAACGCCGCGGCGTGCCGATCAGAATCATCGCGCCTGGCCGCGTCTTCCGCCGCGACACGCCGGACCCGACGCACGTCCCGATGTTCCATCAGATCGAAGGCCTGTGCGTCGACAAAGGAATCACGATGGCGCATCTCAAAGGCACCGTCGCCGAATGGCTGCGTCGTCTGTTTGGTGAGGGCACGAAGGTCCGGATGCGTCCGAGTTACTTCCCTTTCACCGAACCGAGCGCGGAATTCGATTTTTCATGTTTCAAATGCGCGGGCACGGGCCAATCCGAAGGCGCGCGCTGCCGGCCTTGCAAGGGCTCGGGCTGGATCGAACTCGGCGGCTGCGGAATGGTCCATCCGAACGTTCTCAAGAATTGCGGCGTCGATCCGCAGGTGTATTCGGGCTTCGCGTTCGGCTTCGGCCTCGAACGTATGTGCGCCCTGATGTACGCGCTCGACGACATTCGTTTGATGTTCGAAAATGATGTTCGATTTTTGGAGCAGTTCAGATAA
- the rplT gene encoding 50S ribosomal protein L20: MPRAKRGNKRTEKRKKILALAKGYRGTKSKLYRSAKESVERALNFAYTGRKLKKRDFRKLWIVRINAACRLNEMKYSQFMHGLKLAGVELDRKVLADLAVKQPESFAALAGQARDAISKQPAAVA, from the coding sequence ATGCCTCGTGCAAAACGTGGAAATAAGCGCACCGAGAAGCGCAAAAAGATATTAGCTTTAGCCAAGGGCTATCGCGGAACCAAATCGAAACTTTATCGCTCGGCCAAAGAATCGGTCGAACGCGCGCTGAATTTCGCCTACACCGGCCGCAAACTGAAGAAACGCGATTTTCGCAAACTTTGGATCGTCCGCATCAACGCGGCTTGCCGTTTGAACGAAATGAAGTATTCGCAGTTTATGCATGGCTTGAAGCTTGCCGGAGTCGAACTCGACCGCAAAGTACTCGCGGATCTCGCGGTGAAACAGCCGGAATCGTTCGCCGCGCTCGCCGGCCAGGCGCGTGACGCCATCAGCAAACAGCCGGCCGCTGTTGCATAG
- the rpmI gene encoding 50S ribosomal protein L35 — MPKLKTHKGAAKRFRSTASGKFKRGHSHARHILTKKTSKRKRNLDIDALVSEGDQKRVEKMLPYGRD, encoded by the coding sequence ATGCCAAAACTTAAAACACACAAGGGCGCTGCCAAGCGATTCCGTTCGACGGCGAGCGGCAAGTTCAAACGTGGACACAGCCACGCGCGACATATTTTGACGAAGAAGACGAGCAAGCGTAAACGCAATCTCGACATCGACGCGCTAGTTTCGGAAGGCGATCAGAAACGCGTCGAAAAGATGTTGCCGTACGGAAGAGACTAG
- a CDS encoding translation initiation factor IF-3 has product MHRTNERIRVPAVRVIGPEGEQIGVMDTRDAVQRAREAGLDLVEIASNAQPPVCRIIDYGKFLYEQKKKQHEAKKKQTTVQVKEIKFRPATDDHDYGYRMERARGWLTEGDKVRATIAFRGREMTHRELGAAILGKLRQDLADIADIEVAPKMEGYQMFTIFVPKKK; this is encoded by the coding sequence ATCCATCGCACGAATGAACGAATCCGCGTTCCCGCGGTTCGGGTGATCGGCCCTGAGGGCGAGCAGATTGGAGTGATGGATACGCGCGATGCCGTGCAGCGCGCCCGCGAGGCCGGGCTCGATTTGGTCGAGATCGCCTCGAACGCGCAGCCGCCCGTCTGCCGGATCATTGACTACGGAAAGTTTCTTTACGAACAGAAGAAGAAACAGCACGAAGCCAAGAAGAAGCAGACGACGGTTCAGGTCAAGGAGATCAAGTTCCGGCCGGCGACCGACGATCACGACTACGGTTATCGAATGGAACGTGCCCGCGGCTGGCTGACTGAAGGCGATAAGGTGCGCGCGACGATCGCGTTTCGCGGTCGCGAAATGACGCACCGAGAGCTCGGGGCGGCGATCCTCGGAAAGCTCAGACAGGATCTTGCGGACATCGCTGACATCGAGGTGGCCCCGAAAATGGAAGGCTATCAGATGTTTACGATCTTTGTCCCCAAAAAGAAATAA